In Flavobacterium piscisymbiosum, the sequence GGCCAATTTAGGTTCCAGTAGTTTCTCTGCCTATGATTTATTTGCCAATAACGGAGTCGATTTTAATGATAAAGTTCGAAACGTCATCAATAATTCTTCCAGTAAAGATAAAACCCATGTCAATCAGCAACTCGAAATATTTTCTGGAGGATTTAGAGTAGGAGGAAGAGATAGTCAGTCTTACATTTCGTTTGGCGCCTATCAGGAATTCGATTTCTTAATGTACGTTCCTAAAGATCTTGCTGTATTAGCCTTAGACGGAAATCGGGATCATATTGGCAAAGCATTCAATCTGGCCGACTTAAATGTACGTGCCGAAGTACTTTCTGTATTTCATGTAGGTTTTCACAAAAAGCTAAATGAGAAACTGGTTTTAGGAGGCCGTGCAAAATTGTATTCCAGTGGTGCCAATGCAACTTCAACTAAAAATTCCGGATTTATTTATACAGGTCAAAGTACAGGAACACCAAATATGTACGAACAGATAATAGCCTCAAATTTAGAACTCAAGACTTCTGGTATTGCCACTTTTACAAAAGATGAATACGAAGGAAGTATTCCAAAAGATATTGCGCATAATACCTTCTTTAACGGTAGTTTAGGATTTGGTATCGATGCCGGATTGACCTATTATTTCAAAGATAATCTTCAGTTCACGGCAAGTATTGTCGATCTTGGTTTTATAAATCATACTAAAGATATCGAAACGTTAACCTACAAAGGAACGTACAATTATAAGGGAGCAAACCCTAGCTTTGATCCTGTAAACAAACCCGAAGATATCTTTGACGAATTCGATAAAGCCATACCAAGAGACACGCTTTATAGTAAGTACACCACTTGGCGACCAACTAAATTTTACTCTTCAATTCAATATTCATTTGGCGAATCGCGCTCTAATGCCGATTGTAATTGCAAAGGAAAAGTAACCACAAGTTATGCCAATGCAGTCGGAGGGCAATTGTTTATCATGTCAATGCCAGTCGAACCTTTTGTAGCACTAACCGCTTTTTATAAACGCAATATTTTTGAGAAACTAGATTTTAAAGCCACTTATACATTCGATCCTTACTCCAATAAAAACATTGGTTTAGGACTTTCGGGAACGTTAGGAAAACTCAATATGTATCTTCTCGTCGATAATGTTCTGGAATATAAAGATGTCTCGAAGGCCAATAGTATTGCATTTCAATTCGGATTTAATTTTGTTTTCCAGAATCCCGAAGACTGATTTTTTTACCATATAAGTTATATGAGTTCATTTATATAGTGCTGTCGAAAGAAGTCAATTTTCAGTTCGAGCGTCTCGAGGCTTCGCGTAATATCATTAAGTTAAAGAAAAATCAAATAGAACAATTGTTAAGTACAATATATCTTATCACCTGTTTTGTTCCATCGGAACATTTCATTGGTAGCCCAATAAATAAGACGTTTTTTTACGTTCCGTAGGAACGTTTGATTTTATAAATAATAATTGGTAAAACAAAAAAAGATTACATATACAATTTCTCAAACGTCCCAATGGGACGATGTTTCTCACGATTCATTTTTTTTCTACCGATGAGGTGTTCCGATGGAACACAATCTAAAACATTTTAACTTAATGATATTGGGCTTTGGAGAGAACCTTAAATCTTATAATTTCTTATATAACTAATATGGTGAATGTTTTTAGAAGCTATTCCTGCTGTCCATTACAAGCACTCGGACGAAACAACTTTTTTTCAAGGCCTTAAAAGAGCTTCCGCTGGTCGCTTTTTAAGACCAGAAAAAAATGTTATTTCGCTCCTCGTGGCTTTCCATTTCCATCAGGGCTAAGACTCTCATGTTTTGTAAGACCTTTCGTGTAAAGTTAAATTTATGAATAAGTTAGTAATCAAGTTTCCAATTTATTCACTATATTTGCACGCAATTCAACTAGAAATTGCAACATGATAGCACACAACTCCAAGATTATCGGCGAAGGTTTAACTTACGACGATGTATTATTAGTACCTAACTACTCGAATGTGCTTCCTCGCGAAGTGAGTATCAAATCAAAATTTTCACGAAATATAACACTAAACGTTCCAATAGTATCAGCTGCTATGGATACTGTTACCGAAAGTTCTATGGCAATCGCTATGGCACAAGAGGGCGGAATAGGTGTTTTGCATAAAAACATGACAATCGAGCAACAAGCTGCGAAAGTTAGAAGAGTAAAACGTGCTGAATCAGGAATGATTATCGATCCGGTAACTTTGCCAACAAATTCTACCATTGCAGATGCAAAAAATGCCATGAAAGAATACGGAATTGGCGGAATCCCAATCGTTGACGAAAACAAAATCCTTAAAGGAATCGTTACCAATCGTGATTTACGTTTCGAAAAAAACGGAGCAAGACCAATCGCTGAGGTAATGACCAGTACCAACTTAGTTACTGTAGCCGAAGGAACTTCACTAGAACAAGCCGAAGTAGTTTTACAAGGACATAAAATCGAAAAATTACCAGTAGTAAATGCTAACTATGAACTAGTTGGTTTAATTACTTTTAGAGATATTACAAAACTGACTCAAAAACCAATCGCTAACAAAGATGTTTTTGGTCGTTTAAGAGTTGCTGCTGCCATAGGTGTTACTGGTGATGCTGTTCAAAGAGCAGAAGCTTTAGTTGCTGCCGGAGTAGATGCTATCATTATTGATACCGCTCACGGACATACTGAAGGTGTAGTAAATACATTGAAAGAAATAAAATCAAAATTCCCAAATATCGACGTAATTGTAGGGAACATTGCAACTCCTGAAGCAGCTAAATATTTAGTAGCAAACGGAGCAGACGGAGTAAAAGTAGGAATCGGACCTGGTTCTATCTGTACAACACGTATCGTTGCAGGTGTTGGTTTTCCTCAATTCTCGGCAGTACTTGAAGTAGCTGCGGCTATCAAAGGAACCGGAGTTCCGGTTATTGCTGATGGTGGAATTCGTTATACAGGTGATATCCCTAAAGCAATCGCTGCCGGTGCCGACTGTGTAATGTTAGGATCTTTATTAGCAGGAACAAAAGAATCTCCGGGAGAAACAATTATCTTCGAAGGAAGAAAATTCAAATCGTACCGCGGAATGGGTTCTGTTGAAGCGATGCAAACCGGTTCTAAAGACCGTTATTTCCAAGATGTTGAAGACGATGTTAAGAAATTAGTTCCTGAAGGAATTGTTGGTAGAGTTCCTTATAAAGGAGAATTAAACGAAAGTATGCTTCAGTTTGTTGGAGGTCTTCGTGCAGGAATGGGATACTGTGGTTCAAAAGATATTCCTACATTACAGGAAACTGGACGTTTTGTTAGAATCACTTCAAGCGGAATTACAGAAAGTCATCCACATAACGTTACTATTACAAAAGAAGCTCCGAATTATTCAAGATAATAAAGTATGAATTTACAGTTCAAGTTAAAAGACATTCTTGAAGTTGATTTGTATTATGGTTTTTATGACATTTTTGTACTAGGTGGTTTTGATGTTCAGGCAAACGATGATTTTTTTATCGAAATTCTGGATTTAAAAACGAATGAATCAATACTTTTAAGAGAAAAAAGCTTAAAAGTAAGGGATTATAAAAATGGAAAAAGAGGAGTGAAATTTTTTAGTTTTCAGGTTACTGAAAAATCAAAATATAAAATTTCGGTTCATAATTATGAAGACTTGACAGTGTTTTATTCAATGATTGGTTCTAATCCTTTTAGTATTTTAAATTTATTAAAAAAACTATACGGAATAAAGAGAAAGCAAATTCAGTTAGATGAAATTGAAATAGTTATTTGTTAAAACGATAAAGAGTTATAAAACAAAAGGCATAAGATTTAGTTTCTTATGCCTTTTTTGTTTTTTTACTTAATAGATTTGGTGCAATCTTGTCATATCACAAAATCACGCACAAATTATCGACTTTCAGATTAAATGAACTTACATCACTTATATGGTAAAAAAAACATTATACCCCACCGCGGCTATTCAATATTTTCTCAGTCGTAACATCAGAATGTAATAATTCCTCCATTTGATAGGTGGTGCGTTGCGCTTCGAGAGCATAACCAAACATTTTTTGCTCATAATCATCAATTGCATCCTGAAGAGATGAGAATTCTCCGTTAGTCAAATTTTCAGTTAGTTGATACGCATCCATTAAACCCATATTTACACCTTCGCCAGCAAATGGTGGCATCAAGTGTGCCGCATCACCTACAAGTGTAATATTTGAATGTTTTTTCCAGGATTCTTCTAAGGAGAACAAACGTAATGGCAATCCCCAAAAATCTGTAGAAGCGTTAAAGAATTTTTTATAATCTTCATTCCAGTTCTCGAATTTTTTATTCAGAAAAGCAATTACAGAAGCATTGTCTTCAAAGTCAATTCCGTTATTTAAAACCCAATTTTCATCTGCTTTAAAAGAAACGCCAAAATGTATAGAACCATCGCGTAAAGTGTGGGTGTAAAACATTTTTTTCTCTCCCATTGCCATCACATTTCCGTCACCGTATTTAGGTTTGAATTCAGGATAATCGCGATCCGGATTTTCAATTTCCCCCTGAATAATATAAGTTCCGGAAAGTTGCGGTTCTTTATCCGTTACAAATTTTCTGGCGTTTGATCTTCCGCCATTCGCCACAATAACAAAATCAGCAGTTGTTTTAGTACCGTTTTTAAATTCTAAATGATATTGTTCATCAATTTTATGAATTTCAGTCAACTGACTGTCCCAAACTACAGTGTTTTCCTGTAGATTTTCCAGCATGATTTTTCTCAAATCATTTCTGTCGATTTCAGGTCTTGAATAAGCATTCTCTTCAGTAGGCATTTCTTCCGAAGTAATATTCCCGTGCATATCCGCCATTTTCTCTCCCGTTGGCCTTGCATAACGATAAAACTCCTCCATTAAGTCTGCTTTTATGATCGCTTTTTGTCCTGAATCAGAATGTATATCAAGAGTTCCGCCCGAAGTTCTCGCCTGAGCATTTAGATCTCTTTCATAAACCGTTACATCGGCACCATTAATTTGTAAAATTCTCGCTGTTGTCAATCCAACAGGCCCACCGCCAATAATGGCGATTTTTTTGTTTTTTATAAGTGAAGTATTCATTTGATTTTTTATTTAATTGATATTGTATTAATTGATTTTTTTTAGTTTGAATTTTACACCGTTATTGAGATTAACATGGCAATTGATATTAATTTTTGAAATTGAAATTACAATTGATTTTTGATATTGGAATTGACATTGATATTGGAATTGACATTGCCATTGCCATTGAATTTGATTTTTTAATCAGGGAGTCAAAGCTTTAATAACCAAATTAAAAGCTTCATTCCTAATTTCCTCAGTAAATACAAAAGCTTTTCCTGACATTGATTTACCTTCTCTGTGAAGTTCTAAAAGAGAATAAAGAGAACCATAAGCAATGCTCCAAAAAACCTCGAAAGTAATCGGAAGAAGTTCTTTATTTTCAATTGCCTTTGTGATAAATTTTGACATTTGTTCCTTAAAGTCTGTTGTGATTTCTGCTAAAATAGCATCGCCATAAGTAGAATGTTTTAGAAGTTCAAGACAAGTAGTCTGCAAAGAAAAGTTGATAGCAAACTTAGAACGGTTGTCCCATTGTTGACGTAAACCATCCACAAAAGACATTTCAGGCGAAAATCCGATTAACATTTTTTCAAAGAAATTTTTACCAATTTCAATTCCAATTTTTCTGATAAGATCTTCCTTATCCGAATAATAAATATAAAGTGTCGCCACAGAAACTCCGCATTCTTTCGCCAGCCGATTCATTCCAAAACCTTCTACACCTTGTGAAACCAGCATTTCGATCGCTTTTTGTTTTACAATTTCTTCTTTGTTTATATCTCTCGTTCTCATAATTTTAATTCATTATGGTACAAAGATATTAATAATAAATGAACGTTCGCTTATTAATTAAAAAAAAAAGGTTCAAAGGTGCTAAGGTTCTGAGGTACTAAGGTTTTTCTATACTTTTTGAATAGACTCCAGCTTTAGCTGGAGGTAAGAATTGGAGAAGGAAAAGGGCTTTAGCCAAATTCAATATGTAAATTAAAAAGAACTTTGTGTCTTCTTTCCTTTGTGGCAAAAAAAAACTGCTAAATACAATTCGTCAAAATTATAATAGCAGTTTTTCCTTGGATAACATATTCTTATGGAGTAGCGGTTTGTTCTGCTTCTCTAACTTTTTGATTTTCTAAAATCTTTTGGATAAAAGGTTTTGTCTGAGTTTCTATTTCAGCTTCAGAAATATCCAATGATTTTGGATCTTTTACTAATGCAAACCATGGTTTTGGTTCTCCAAAAGGATAACTTCCAAAAACAATTACCGGAGTTCCTTTTACTTTTACATTTTCCTTGTCTTTCAAAATCCATTCATCCGCAAATTTGTAAAGGAATTTAGCGTCGGTTTCTTGTAATCGTAAACAAGAATGTGATGCAGGGTAACCAGGCAATGCATATTCGTGAAAACCAACACCTAATTTATTTTCGATATTAAAATTCCATTTCAAATCCCATTCGTCATTAAACGTACTGGTTGTTTTTTCGGCTTTCCAATTGGTAAAAAATAATCCTGTTGGAGTAGGATCTTTTTTTCTTCCCATATTGGTTGGGCCTGTATATACTAATTCTCCATTTTCGTAAGCAGCAAATGCCTGAGCCGGATAAGAGAAAATGATCACTTTCGAAAC encodes:
- a CDS encoding TetR/AcrR family transcriptional regulator, producing MRTRDINKEEIVKQKAIEMLVSQGVEGFGMNRLAKECGVSVATLYIYYSDKEDLIRKIGIEIGKNFFEKMLIGFSPEMSFVDGLRQQWDNRSKFAINFSLQTTCLELLKHSTYGDAILAEITTDFKEQMSKFITKAIENKELLPITFEVFWSIAYGSLYSLLELHREGKSMSGKAFVFTEEIRNEAFNLVIKALTP
- a CDS encoding FAD-dependent oxidoreductase; translated protein: MNTSLIKNKKIAIIGGGPVGLTTARILQINGADVTVYERDLNAQARTSGGTLDIHSDSGQKAIIKADLMEEFYRYARPTGEKMADMHGNITSEEMPTEENAYSRPEIDRNDLRKIMLENLQENTVVWDSQLTEIHKIDEQYHLEFKNGTKTTADFVIVANGGRSNARKFVTDKEPQLSGTYIIQGEIENPDRDYPEFKPKYGDGNVMAMGEKKMFYTHTLRDGSIHFGVSFKADENWVLNNGIDFEDNASVIAFLNKKFENWNEDYKKFFNASTDFWGLPLRLFSLEESWKKHSNITLVGDAAHLMPPFAGEGVNMGLMDAYQLTENLTNGEFSSLQDAIDDYEQKMFGYALEAQRTTYQMEELLHSDVTTEKILNSRGGV
- a CDS encoding L,D-transpeptidase: MKKLYYTSNILLVLILVLLGSCKKSESTETKEKAKPKKTIEHTKPKTTSYHFEKTKEWLKTNGSDSTKLHIAYALNRTDKANFAQMDSVVLPADFTGDIVYYLPFPLHVTALEEVSKVIIFSYPAQAFAAYENGELVYTGPTNMGRKKDPTPTGLFFTNWKAEKTTSTFNDEWDLKWNFNIENKLGVGFHEYALPGYPASHSCLRLQETDAKFLYKFADEWILKDKENVKVKGTPVIVFGSYPFGEPKPWFALVKDPKSLDISEAEIETQTKPFIQKILENQKVREAEQTATP
- a CDS encoding DUF5723 family protein, which produces MRKLCLILIVAFQLSGFAQNKEVLYNFTSIPQSSLVNPGADVSYKFYFGIPVLSGVSANLGSSSFSAYDLFANNGVDFNDKVRNVINNSSSKDKTHVNQQLEIFSGGFRVGGRDSQSYISFGAYQEFDFLMYVPKDLAVLALDGNRDHIGKAFNLADLNVRAEVLSVFHVGFHKKLNEKLVLGGRAKLYSSGANATSTKNSGFIYTGQSTGTPNMYEQIIASNLELKTSGIATFTKDEYEGSIPKDIAHNTFFNGSLGFGIDAGLTYYFKDNLQFTASIVDLGFINHTKDIETLTYKGTYNYKGANPSFDPVNKPEDIFDEFDKAIPRDTLYSKYTTWRPTKFYSSIQYSFGESRSNADCNCKGKVTTSYANAVGGQLFIMSMPVEPFVALTAFYKRNIFEKLDFKATYTFDPYSNKNIGLGLSGTLGKLNMYLLVDNVLEYKDVSKANSIAFQFGFNFVFQNPED
- the guaB gene encoding IMP dehydrogenase encodes the protein MIAHNSKIIGEGLTYDDVLLVPNYSNVLPREVSIKSKFSRNITLNVPIVSAAMDTVTESSMAIAMAQEGGIGVLHKNMTIEQQAAKVRRVKRAESGMIIDPVTLPTNSTIADAKNAMKEYGIGGIPIVDENKILKGIVTNRDLRFEKNGARPIAEVMTSTNLVTVAEGTSLEQAEVVLQGHKIEKLPVVNANYELVGLITFRDITKLTQKPIANKDVFGRLRVAAAIGVTGDAVQRAEALVAAGVDAIIIDTAHGHTEGVVNTLKEIKSKFPNIDVIVGNIATPEAAKYLVANGADGVKVGIGPGSICTTRIVAGVGFPQFSAVLEVAAAIKGTGVPVIADGGIRYTGDIPKAIAAGADCVMLGSLLAGTKESPGETIIFEGRKFKSYRGMGSVEAMQTGSKDRYFQDVEDDVKKLVPEGIVGRVPYKGELNESMLQFVGGLRAGMGYCGSKDIPTLQETGRFVRITSSGITESHPHNVTITKEAPNYSR